Proteins encoded together in one Astatotilapia calliptera chromosome 7, fAstCal1.2, whole genome shotgun sequence window:
- the LOC113026774 gene encoding beta-1,3-galactosyl-O-glycosyl-glycoprotein beta-1,6-N-acetylglucosaminyltransferase 3-like: MYFTKGRMLRNLFLTLMVLFLSFALWTFGSEQSSSDLQIPPQFSADLPGCSTIITGDVKGKEGELERLLSSKKKKNVFSEDFYINATVNCQVYVEERGFITAPLSEEEKDFPIAYSMVIHDKIEMFERLLRAIYAPQNIYCVHVDQNSSATFKKAVAAIASCFPNVFVASKLERVVYASWFRVQADLNCMKDLLNTHINWRYLLNTCGTDFPIKTNREIVRALKLLNGRNSMESEVTSGYKKGRWQYHHNITKSVINTNVRKSDPPISIPMFSGNAYFVVTRAFVEHVMEDREVQKFLEWEKDTYSPDEHLWATLQRMPSVPGSMPQNGKYDMSDMLALARAVKWSYSAGDMNKGAPYYPCTGVYRRSVCVYGAGDLPWLLKQHHLFANKFDPEVDDVAIRCLESVLRFKALVHDPLSTRKM; encoded by the coding sequence ATGTATTTTACAAAGGGTCGTATGTTAAGAAATCTTTTTCTTACCTTGATGGTTTTGTTCCTTTCTTTTGCTCTTTGGACATTTGGCTCTGAACAGTCATCGTCTGATCTGCAAATACCTCCTCAGTTCTCAGCTGATCTGCCTGGTTGTTCGACTATTATCACTGGTGATGTGAAAGGTAAGGAAGGTGAATTAGAAAGGCTTCTGTCatccaagaaaaagaagaatgttTTTTCTGAGGACTTCTACATTAATGCAACAGTCAACTGTCAAGTTTACGTTGAAGAAAGAGGTTTCATCACAGCTCCTCTCAGTGAGGAAGAGAAAGATTTCCCCATTGCATACTCCATGGTGATCCATGACAAGATTGAGATGTTTGAGCGGCTTCTACGAGCTATTTATGCTCCTCAGAACATTTACTGTGTACACGTGGACCAGAACTCCTCTGCAACATTCAAGAAGGCTGTGGCTGCGATTGCTTCATGCTTTCCTAATGTGTTTGTAGCCAGTAAATTAGAAAGAGTGGTATATGCCTCGTGGTTCAGAGTACAGGCAGATCTGAATTGCATGAAAGATCTGCTAAATACTCACATCAACTGGAGGTACCTGCTTAACACCTGTGGGACAGACTTCCccatcaaaacaaacagagagaTTGTGAGGGCACTGAAGCTTCTCAATGGGAGGAACAGCATGGAGTCCGAGGTGACTTCTGGCTACAAGAAAGGTCGTTGGCAGTATCACCACAATATCACAAAGAGTGTTATCAACACAAATGTGAGGAAAAGTGACCCACCAATCAGCATCCCCATGTTCTCAGGAAATGCCTACTTTGTGGTCACAAGAGCTTTTGTGGAACATGTGATGGAGGACAGAGAGGTTCAGAAGTTTCTGGAGTGGGAGAAGGACACATACAGCCCTGATGAGCACTTGTGGGCCACCCTGCAGAGGATGCCCTCTGTTCCTGGGTCAATGCCCCAAAATGGGAAGTATGACATGTCAGACATGCTAGCTTTGGCTCGGGCAGTGAAGTGGTCGTATTCAGCAGGAGATATGAATAAAGGAGCCCCATATTACCCATGCACTGGTGTTTACAGAAgatctgtttgtgtgtatggaGCGGGTGACCTCCCATGGCTCCTGAAACAACACCACCTGTTTGCAAATAAGTTTGATCCAGAGGTTGATGATGTTGCCATAAGGTGTCTGGAATCAGTGCTGCGTTTCAAAGCTTTAGTCCATGACCCACTGTCCACTAGGAAAATGTGA
- the LOC113026773 gene encoding proprotein convertase subtilisin/kexin type 5 isoform X1, translating to MLTAVHSHCPVFHLNWSSKLSLGWCLTPSPHIDPPALPAARTLRLWRQSSLFAVFLTFNRKSSGTAMRSSVAFVILLVFCVGFTGCKPSSPCPSGQFMLKNQCVLCHPTCSECYGHELFECTTCGVYEDGQERFLHQGRCRTHCPRGFYPDRGHYACLPCIANCELCTDGNICAKCRGHYKLHNGVCQTALCGIGQVQDPDTGECIDCEIGCKTCYTEDPEICSSCVEGYFLFRHQCRRHCPQSTYEDRGRRVCLSCPAPCEDCRNNTHCFACQPGYFLNEGQCIKKCPQQTFSDSSGWRCQSCHSSCQTCHGPRATDCDLCPGGNFPVHGQCPHINCPQGQYFDGKYGECHTCNVSCKTCFGPQALDCSSCFKGYFLDQDSSCVEQCPPGSYANSATQLCEDCSPSCEACVDTSDNCISCSKGTDKLFLHQGRCWSNCPEGFFETAEGSCEACDSSCLTCDDIKSQCLSCADGYYLESGMCRLNCSLGMYPADDGTCRRCPPHCEVCSDDRTCFRCSFLYLMLNGECKASCPVGYYEDMEEGRCGQCHPTCGSCSGPSADDCETCSTYSPKLYKGVCSKDCPAGTYYETAAMECQECHQTCLSCTGPDANECTQCERGLVLDPNTLLCGVTGDTACPPGTYLHNDQFTCKGCHRHCLSCEGPGNDECQTCAVPRYLYNSTCVNTCPDGTYTTRQEADGKMLGLCLPCDHVCSSCTSASPRDCLTCSPGYLRLLQLCVTHCPTGYYREGSQCHKCHQSCELCTGPGPESCRACSPPLLELKGTKLCVERCPHRFYQSNDICKKCHISCQTCIDASPQGCLTCDWGSMLQDKVCYPRCKEGLYFSEEETCKPCNKSCRHCYGPGPDHCLTCHTDSALHAVENRCAPCCQTGGNYTNCCVCDSRSALCVEAPQPKSGDIQETDMSLSSRTLKHTSAALPIALLLAIGLTLAVFVLVKAHARKRLCWKRSYERLSGSANINMPHGVPEPDSGDEVDVVYTSKGGSVYRRYSFIHEQDTDADQDVDENIRFSHS from the exons ATGCTCACCGCGGTCCATTCTCATTGTCCAGTGTTTCACTTGAACTGGTCCAGCAAGTTATCTCTGGGCTGGTGCCTCACACCGAGTCCCCATATCGATCCGCCAGCTTTACCTGCCGCACGGACACTGCGTCTTTGGAGACAGTCCTCACTGTTTGCCGTCTTTCTCACTTTCAACCGAAAGTCCTCGGGCACAGCCATGAGGTCTTCCGTCGCGTTTGTCATTCTCCTGGTCTTCTGCGTTGGATTTACTGGATGTAAACCCTCGTCGCCCTGTCCGAGTGGCCAGTTTATGCTGAAGAACCAGTGTGTCCTGTGTCATCCCACCTGCTCCGAGTGCTACGGACACGAGCTGTTTGAATGCACTACCTGTGGAGTTT atGAAGACGGACAGGAACGTTTCCTCCACCAAGGTCGCTGTCGGACACACTGCCCACGGGGATTCTATCCTGACAGGGGTCACTATGCCTGCCTGCCCTGCATAGCCAATTGTGAACTGTGCACAGATGGCAACATATGTGCCAAGTGTCGAGGACATTACAAACTTCACAATGGGGTCTGCCAAACAGCACTCTGCGGCATAG GGCAGGTGCAGGACCCTGATACAGGAGAGTGCATTGACTGTGAAATTGGCTGCAAAACATGTTACACAG AAGACCCAGAGATCTGTAGCAGCTGTGTTGAAGGTTACTttct TTTCAGGCACCAGTGTCGCAGACATTGTCCTCAGAGCACCTATGAGGACAGAGGCAGGCGTGTCTGTCTCTCCTGCCCAGCACCATGTGAAGACTGCAGGAATAACACGCACTGCTTTGCCTGCCAGCCTGGTTACTTCCTCAACG agGGACAATGCATTAAAAAGTGTCCTCAGCAAACCTTCAGCGACTCCAGCGGGTGGCGCTGTCAGTCTTGCCACAGCTCGTGCCAGACATGCCACGGACCTCGTGCAACAGACTGCGACCTTTGTCCTGGTGGGAATTTTCCTGTACATGGACAGTGTCCTCACATTAACTGCCCACAGGGACAGTATTTTGATG GGAAATATGGTGAATGTCACACGTGCAATGTTTCCTGTAAGACCTGTTTTGGCCCACAGGCACTGGATTGTTCTTCTTGTTTTAAAG GATATTTCCTGGACCAGGACAGTTCCTGCGTAGAGCAGTGTCCACCTGGCTCATATGCGAACTCTGCCACTCAGCTGTGTGAGGACTGCTCTCCCAGCTGTGAGGCCTGTGTGGACACCAGTGATAACTGCATCAGCTGTTCCAAAGGCACCGATAAACTTTTTCTCCACCAAGGCCGGTGCTGGTCCAATTGCCCAGA aggTTTCTTTGAGACAGCAGAGGGGTCGTGTGAAGCCTGTGATAGCTCCTGTCTCACCTGTGATGACATCAAATCCCAGTGTCTGTCCTGTGCTGACGGCTACTACCTGGAGAGTGGCATGTGTAGACTCAACTGTTCGCTGGGAATGTATCCTGCAGATGATGGTACCTGCAGACGATGTCCTCCCCACTGTGAAGTTTGCTCAGATGACAGGACCTGCTTCC GGTGCAGTTTCCTCTACTTGATGCTGAACGGTGAGTGTAAGGCTAGTTGTCCTGTGGGCTATTATGAGGACATGGAGGAGGGCCGCTGCGGTCAGTGCCACCCTACGTGTGGCAGCTGTTCAGGGCCTTCAGCAGATGATTGTGAGACCTGCTCAACCTACAGCCCCAAGCTCTATAAAGGTGTATGCTCAAAGGACTGCCCCGCTGGTACTTACTATGAGACTGCAGCTATGGAGTGTCAAG AGTGCCACCAGACTTGCCTTAGCTGCACCGGGCCGGACGCCAACGAGTGCACCCAGTGCGAGAGAGGACTCGTGTTGGATCCAAACACGTTACTGTGTGGTGTGACGGGTGATACGGCCTGCCCACCGGGGACCTACCTACACAACGACCAGTTCACCTGCAAGGGTTGCCACCGACACTGTCTTTCGTGTGAGGGGCCAGGCAACGATGAATGCCAGACCTGTGCTGTCCCCAGATATCTTTACA ACAGCACATGTGTTAATACGTGTCCTGATGGCACGTATACCACAAGGCAGGAAGCTGATGGAAAGATGTTGGGACTCTGTTTGCCTTGTGACCACGTGTGTTCCTCTTGCACTAGTGCATCACCAAGAGATTGCCTTACGTGTTCTCCAGGATATCTGCGGCTCCTTCAGCTCTGTGTCACCCATTGTCCCACTGG GTATTACAGGGAGGGCTCCCAgtgtcataaatgtcaccagtcCTGTGAGCTGTGTACAGGACCGGGGCCCGAGTCTTGCAGGGCATGTTCCCCTCCTCTGCTGGAGCTGAAAGGCACCAAGCTGTGTGTCGAACGCTGCCCACACCGCTTCTATCAGTCTAACGACATCTGCAAAAAATGTCATATCAGTTGTCAGACATGCATAG atgCCTCTCCTCAGGGCTGCTTGACTTGTGACTGGGGCAGCATGCTACAGGACAAAGTGTGCTATCCACGCTGTAAGGAGGGACTGTACTTTTCTGAAGAG GAAACATGCAAGCCTTGCAACAAGTCATGCAGGCATTGCTACGGCCCCGGACCTGACCACTGTCTGACTTGTCACACTGACTCTGCTCTTCATGCTGTGGAGAACCGTTGTGCTCCATGCTGTCAGACTGGAGGCAATTACACCAATTGCTGTGTTTGTGACAGCCGCTCAG cACTGTGTGTGGAGGCCCCCCAGCCTAAATCAGGAGACATCCAGGAAACCGATATGAGTTTGTCCTCCAGAACTCTGAAGCACACCTCAGCTGCCTTGCCTATTGCTCTGCTGCTGGCAATTGGTTTGACTCTGGCTGTATTTGTCTTGGTTAAAGCCCATGCTAGGAAGAGGCTTTGTTGGAAACGAAGCTATGAGAGATTGAGTGGTAGTGCGAACATTAACATGCCCCACGGCGTGCCCGAGCCAGATAGCGGAGATGAGGTAGATGTGGTGTACACCAGCAAAGGTGGATCCGTTTATCGGCGTTACAGCTTCATCCACGAGCAGGACACAGATGCAGACCAGGATGTGGATGAGAACATCCGTTTTAGTCATTCTTAG
- the LOC113026773 gene encoding proprotein convertase subtilisin/kexin type 5 isoform X2 codes for MLTAVHSHCPVFHLNWSSKLSLGWCLTPSPHIDPPALPAARTLRLWRQSSLFAVFLTFNRKSSGTAMRSSVAFVILLVFCVGFTGCKPSSPCPSGQFMLKNQCVLCHPTCSECYGHELFECTTCGVYEDGQERFLHQGRCRTHCPRGFYPDRGHYACLPCIANCELCTDGNICAKCRGHYKLHNGVCQTALCGIGQVQDPDTGECIDCEIGCKTCYTEDPEICSSCVEGYFLFRHQCRRHCPQSTYEDRGRRVCLSCPAPCEDCRNNTHCFACQPGYFLNEGQCIKKCPQQTFSDSSGWRCQSCHSSCQTCHGPRATDCDLCPGGNFPVHGQCPHINCPQGQYFDGKYGECHTCNVSCKTCFGPQALDCSSCFKGYFLDQDSSCVEQCPPGSYANSATQLCEDCSPSCEACVDTSDNCISCSKGTDKLFLHQGRCWSNCPEGFFETAEGSCEACDSSCLTCDDIKSQCLSCADGYYLESGMCRLNCSLGMYPADDGTCRRCPPHCEVCSDDRTCFRCSFLYLMLNGECKASCPVGYYEDMEEGRCGQCHPTCGSCSGPSADDCETCSTYSPKLYKGVCSKDCPAGTYYETAAMECQECHQTCLSCTGPDANECTQCERGLVLDPNTLLCGVTGDTACPPGTYLHNDQFTCKGCHRHCLSCEGPGNDECQTCAVPRYLYNSTCVNTCPDGTYTTRQEADGKMLGLCLPCDHVCSSCTSASPRDCLTCSPGYLRLLQLCVTHCPTGYYREGSQCHKCHQSCELCTGPGPESCRACSPPLLELKGTKLCVERCPHRFYQSNDICKKCHISCQTCIDASPQGCLTCDWGSMLQDKVCYPRCKEGLYFSEEETCKPCNKSCRHCYGPGPDHCLTCHTDSALHAVENRCAPCCQTGGNYTNCCVCDSRSALCVEAPQPKSGDIQETDMSLSSRTLKHTSAALPIALLLAIGLTLAVFVLVKAHARKRLCWKRSYERLSGSANINMPHGVPEPDSGDEVDVVYTSKGGSVYRRYSFIHEQDTDADQDVDENIRFSHS; via the exons ATGCTCACCGCGGTCCATTCTCATTGTCCAGTGTTTCACTTGAACTGGTCCAGCAAGTTATCTCTGGGCTGGTGCCTCACACCGAGTCCCCATATCGATCCGCCAGCTTTACCTGCCGCACGGACACTGCGTCTTTGGAGACAGTCCTCACTGTTTGCCGTCTTTCTCACTTTCAACCGAAAGTCCTCGGGCACAGCCATGAGGTCTTCCGTCGCGTTTGTCATTCTCCTGGTCTTCTGCGTTGGATTTACTGGATGTAAACCCTCGTCGCCCTGTCCGAGTGGCCAGTTTATGCTGAAGAACCAGTGTGTCCTGTGTCATCCCACCTGCTCCGAGTGCTACGGACACGAGCTGTTTGAATGCACTACCTGTGGAGTTT atGAAGACGGACAGGAACGTTTCCTCCACCAAGGTCGCTGTCGGACACACTGCCCACGGGGATTCTATCCTGACAGGGGTCACTATGCCTGCCTGCCCTGCATAGCCAATTGTGAACTGTGCACAGATGGCAACATATGTGCCAAGTGTCGAGGACATTACAAACTTCACAATGGGGTCTGCCAAACAGCACTCTGCGGCATAG GGCAGGTGCAGGACCCTGATACAGGAGAGTGCATTGACTGTGAAATTGGCTGCAAAACATGTTACACAG AAGACCCAGAGATCTGTAGCAGCTGTGTTGAAGGTTACTttct TTTCAGGCACCAGTGTCGCAGACATTGTCCTCAGAGCACCTATGAGGACAGAGGCAGGCGTGTCTGTCTCTCCTGCCCAGCACCATGTGAAGACTGCAGGAATAACACGCACTGCTTTGCCTGCCAGCCTGGTTACTTCCTCAACG agGGACAATGCATTAAAAAGTGTCCTCAGCAAACCTTCAGCGACTCCAGCGGGTGGCGCTGTCAGTCTTGCCACAGCTCGTGCCAGACATGCCACGGACCTCGTGCAACAGACTGCGACCTTTGTCCTGGTGGGAATTTTCCTGTACATGGACAGTGTCCTCACATTAACTGCCCACAGGGACAGTATTTTGATG GGAAATATGGTGAATGTCACACGTGCAATGTTTCCTGTAAGACCTGTTTTGGCCCACAGGCACTGGATTGTTCTTCTTGTTTTAAAG GATATTTCCTGGACCAGGACAGTTCCTGCGTAGAGCAGTGTCCACCTGGCTCATATGCGAACTCTGCCACTCAGCTGTGTGAGGACTGCTCTCCCAGCTGTGAGGCCTGTGTGGACACCAGTGATAACTGCATCAGCTGTTCCAAAGGCACCGATAAACTTTTTCTCCACCAAGGCCGGTGCTGGTCCAATTGCCCAGA aggTTTCTTTGAGACAGCAGAGGGGTCGTGTGAAGCCTGTGATAGCTCCTGTCTCACCTGTGATGACATCAAATCCCAGTGTCTGTCCTGTGCTGACGGCTACTACCTGGAGAGTGGCATGTGTAGACTCAACTGTTCGCTGGGAATGTATCCTGCAGATGATGGTACCTGCAGACGATGTCCTCCCCACTGTGAAGTTTGCTCAGATGACAGGACCTGCTTCC GGTGCAGTTTCCTCTACTTGATGCTGAACGGTGAGTGTAAGGCTAGTTGTCCTGTGGGCTATTATGAGGACATGGAGGAGGGCCGCTGCGGTCAGTGCCACCCTACGTGTGGCAGCTGTTCAGGGCCTTCAGCAGATGATTGTGAGACCTGCTCAACCTACAGCCCCAAGCTCTATAAAGGTGTATGCTCAAAGGACTGCCCCGCTGGTACTTACTATGAGACTGCAGCTATGGAGTGTCAAG AGTGCCACCAGACTTGCCTTAGCTGCACCGGGCCGGACGCCAACGAGTGCACCCAGTGCGAGAGAGGACTCGTGTTGGATCCAAACACGTTACTGTGTGGTGTGACGGGTGATACGGCCTGCCCACCGGGGACCTACCTACACAACGACCAGTTCACCTGCAAGGGTTGCCACCGACACTGTCTTTCGTGTGAGGGGCCAGGCAACGATGAATGCCAGACCTGTGCTGTCCCCAGATATCTTTACA ACAGCACATGTGTTAATACGTGTCCTGATGGCACGTATACCACAAGGCAGGAAGCTGATGGAAAGATGTTGGGACTCTGTTTGCCTTGTGACCACGTGTGTTCCTCTTGCACTAGTGCATCACCAAGAGATTGCCTTACGTGTTCTCCAGGATATCTGCGGCTCCTTCAGCTCTGTGTCACCCATTGTCCCACTGG GTATTACAGGGAGGGCTCCCAgtgtcataaatgtcaccagtcCTGTGAGCTGTGTACAGGACCGGGGCCCGAGTCTTGCAGGGCATGTTCCCCTCCTCTGCTGGAGCTGAAAGGCACCAAGCTGTGTGTCGAACGCTGCCCACACCGCTTCTATCAGTCTAACGACATCTGCAAAAAATGTCATATCAGTTGTCAGACATGCATAG atgCCTCTCCTCAGGGCTGCTTGACTTGTGACTGGGGCAGCATGCTACAGGACAAAGTGTGCTATCCACGCTGTAAGGAGGGACTGTACTTTTCTGAAGAG GAAACATGCAAGCCTTGCAACAAGTCATGCAGGCATTGCTACGGCCCCGGACCTGACCACTGTCTGACTTGTCACACTGACTCTGCTCTTCATGCTGTGGAGAACCGTTGTGCTCCATGCTGTCAGACTGGAGGCAATTACACCAATTGCTGTGTTTGTGACAGCCGCTCAG cACTGTGTGTGGAGGCCCCCCAGCCTAAATCAGGAGACATCCAGGAAACCGATATGAGTTTGTCCTCCAGAACTCTGAAGCACACCTCAGCTGCCTTGCCTATTGCTCTGCTGCTGGCAATTGGTTTGACTCTGGCTGTATTTGTCTTGGTTAAAGCCCATGCTAGGAAGAGGCTTTGTTGGAAACGAAGCTATGAGAGATTGAGTGGTAGTGCGAACATTAACATGCCCCACGGCGTGCCCGAGCCAGATAGCGGAGATGAGGTAGATGTGGTGTACACCAGCAAAGGTGGATCCGTTTATCGGCGTTACAGCTTCATCCACGAGCAGGACACAGATGCAGACCAGGATGTGGATGAGAAC ATCCGTTTTAGTCATTCTTAG
- the LOC113026773 gene encoding proprotein convertase subtilisin/kexin type 5 isoform X3: MLTAVHSHCPVFHLNWSSKLSLGWCLTPSPHIDPPALPAARTLRLWRQSSLFAVFLTFNRKSSGTAMRSSVAFVILLVFCVGFTGCKPSSPCPSGQFMLKNQCVLCHPTCSECYGHELFECTTCGVYEDGQERFLHQGRCRTHCPRGFYPDRGHYACLPCIANCELCTDGNICAKCRGHYKLHNGVCQTALCGIGQVQDPDTGECIDCEIGCKTCYTDPEICSSCVEGYFLFRHQCRRHCPQSTYEDRGRRVCLSCPAPCEDCRNNTHCFACQPGYFLNEGQCIKKCPQQTFSDSSGWRCQSCHSSCQTCHGPRATDCDLCPGGNFPVHGQCPHINCPQGQYFDGKYGECHTCNVSCKTCFGPQALDCSSCFKGYFLDQDSSCVEQCPPGSYANSATQLCEDCSPSCEACVDTSDNCISCSKGTDKLFLHQGRCWSNCPEGFFETAEGSCEACDSSCLTCDDIKSQCLSCADGYYLESGMCRLNCSLGMYPADDGTCRRCPPHCEVCSDDRTCFRCSFLYLMLNGECKASCPVGYYEDMEEGRCGQCHPTCGSCSGPSADDCETCSTYSPKLYKGVCSKDCPAGTYYETAAMECQECHQTCLSCTGPDANECTQCERGLVLDPNTLLCGVTGDTACPPGTYLHNDQFTCKGCHRHCLSCEGPGNDECQTCAVPRYLYNSTCVNTCPDGTYTTRQEADGKMLGLCLPCDHVCSSCTSASPRDCLTCSPGYLRLLQLCVTHCPTGYYREGSQCHKCHQSCELCTGPGPESCRACSPPLLELKGTKLCVERCPHRFYQSNDICKKCHISCQTCIDASPQGCLTCDWGSMLQDKVCYPRCKEGLYFSEEETCKPCNKSCRHCYGPGPDHCLTCHTDSALHAVENRCAPCCQTGGNYTNCCVCDSRSALCVEAPQPKSGDIQETDMSLSSRTLKHTSAALPIALLLAIGLTLAVFVLVKAHARKRLCWKRSYERLSGSANINMPHGVPEPDSGDEVDVVYTSKGGSVYRRYSFIHEQDTDADQDVDENIRFSHS, translated from the exons ATGCTCACCGCGGTCCATTCTCATTGTCCAGTGTTTCACTTGAACTGGTCCAGCAAGTTATCTCTGGGCTGGTGCCTCACACCGAGTCCCCATATCGATCCGCCAGCTTTACCTGCCGCACGGACACTGCGTCTTTGGAGACAGTCCTCACTGTTTGCCGTCTTTCTCACTTTCAACCGAAAGTCCTCGGGCACAGCCATGAGGTCTTCCGTCGCGTTTGTCATTCTCCTGGTCTTCTGCGTTGGATTTACTGGATGTAAACCCTCGTCGCCCTGTCCGAGTGGCCAGTTTATGCTGAAGAACCAGTGTGTCCTGTGTCATCCCACCTGCTCCGAGTGCTACGGACACGAGCTGTTTGAATGCACTACCTGTGGAGTTT atGAAGACGGACAGGAACGTTTCCTCCACCAAGGTCGCTGTCGGACACACTGCCCACGGGGATTCTATCCTGACAGGGGTCACTATGCCTGCCTGCCCTGCATAGCCAATTGTGAACTGTGCACAGATGGCAACATATGTGCCAAGTGTCGAGGACATTACAAACTTCACAATGGGGTCTGCCAAACAGCACTCTGCGGCATAG GGCAGGTGCAGGACCCTGATACAGGAGAGTGCATTGACTGTGAAATTGGCTGCAAAACATGTTACACAG ACCCAGAGATCTGTAGCAGCTGTGTTGAAGGTTACTttct TTTCAGGCACCAGTGTCGCAGACATTGTCCTCAGAGCACCTATGAGGACAGAGGCAGGCGTGTCTGTCTCTCCTGCCCAGCACCATGTGAAGACTGCAGGAATAACACGCACTGCTTTGCCTGCCAGCCTGGTTACTTCCTCAACG agGGACAATGCATTAAAAAGTGTCCTCAGCAAACCTTCAGCGACTCCAGCGGGTGGCGCTGTCAGTCTTGCCACAGCTCGTGCCAGACATGCCACGGACCTCGTGCAACAGACTGCGACCTTTGTCCTGGTGGGAATTTTCCTGTACATGGACAGTGTCCTCACATTAACTGCCCACAGGGACAGTATTTTGATG GGAAATATGGTGAATGTCACACGTGCAATGTTTCCTGTAAGACCTGTTTTGGCCCACAGGCACTGGATTGTTCTTCTTGTTTTAAAG GATATTTCCTGGACCAGGACAGTTCCTGCGTAGAGCAGTGTCCACCTGGCTCATATGCGAACTCTGCCACTCAGCTGTGTGAGGACTGCTCTCCCAGCTGTGAGGCCTGTGTGGACACCAGTGATAACTGCATCAGCTGTTCCAAAGGCACCGATAAACTTTTTCTCCACCAAGGCCGGTGCTGGTCCAATTGCCCAGA aggTTTCTTTGAGACAGCAGAGGGGTCGTGTGAAGCCTGTGATAGCTCCTGTCTCACCTGTGATGACATCAAATCCCAGTGTCTGTCCTGTGCTGACGGCTACTACCTGGAGAGTGGCATGTGTAGACTCAACTGTTCGCTGGGAATGTATCCTGCAGATGATGGTACCTGCAGACGATGTCCTCCCCACTGTGAAGTTTGCTCAGATGACAGGACCTGCTTCC GGTGCAGTTTCCTCTACTTGATGCTGAACGGTGAGTGTAAGGCTAGTTGTCCTGTGGGCTATTATGAGGACATGGAGGAGGGCCGCTGCGGTCAGTGCCACCCTACGTGTGGCAGCTGTTCAGGGCCTTCAGCAGATGATTGTGAGACCTGCTCAACCTACAGCCCCAAGCTCTATAAAGGTGTATGCTCAAAGGACTGCCCCGCTGGTACTTACTATGAGACTGCAGCTATGGAGTGTCAAG AGTGCCACCAGACTTGCCTTAGCTGCACCGGGCCGGACGCCAACGAGTGCACCCAGTGCGAGAGAGGACTCGTGTTGGATCCAAACACGTTACTGTGTGGTGTGACGGGTGATACGGCCTGCCCACCGGGGACCTACCTACACAACGACCAGTTCACCTGCAAGGGTTGCCACCGACACTGTCTTTCGTGTGAGGGGCCAGGCAACGATGAATGCCAGACCTGTGCTGTCCCCAGATATCTTTACA ACAGCACATGTGTTAATACGTGTCCTGATGGCACGTATACCACAAGGCAGGAAGCTGATGGAAAGATGTTGGGACTCTGTTTGCCTTGTGACCACGTGTGTTCCTCTTGCACTAGTGCATCACCAAGAGATTGCCTTACGTGTTCTCCAGGATATCTGCGGCTCCTTCAGCTCTGTGTCACCCATTGTCCCACTGG GTATTACAGGGAGGGCTCCCAgtgtcataaatgtcaccagtcCTGTGAGCTGTGTACAGGACCGGGGCCCGAGTCTTGCAGGGCATGTTCCCCTCCTCTGCTGGAGCTGAAAGGCACCAAGCTGTGTGTCGAACGCTGCCCACACCGCTTCTATCAGTCTAACGACATCTGCAAAAAATGTCATATCAGTTGTCAGACATGCATAG atgCCTCTCCTCAGGGCTGCTTGACTTGTGACTGGGGCAGCATGCTACAGGACAAAGTGTGCTATCCACGCTGTAAGGAGGGACTGTACTTTTCTGAAGAG GAAACATGCAAGCCTTGCAACAAGTCATGCAGGCATTGCTACGGCCCCGGACCTGACCACTGTCTGACTTGTCACACTGACTCTGCTCTTCATGCTGTGGAGAACCGTTGTGCTCCATGCTGTCAGACTGGAGGCAATTACACCAATTGCTGTGTTTGTGACAGCCGCTCAG cACTGTGTGTGGAGGCCCCCCAGCCTAAATCAGGAGACATCCAGGAAACCGATATGAGTTTGTCCTCCAGAACTCTGAAGCACACCTCAGCTGCCTTGCCTATTGCTCTGCTGCTGGCAATTGGTTTGACTCTGGCTGTATTTGTCTTGGTTAAAGCCCATGCTAGGAAGAGGCTTTGTTGGAAACGAAGCTATGAGAGATTGAGTGGTAGTGCGAACATTAACATGCCCCACGGCGTGCCCGAGCCAGATAGCGGAGATGAGGTAGATGTGGTGTACACCAGCAAAGGTGGATCCGTTTATCGGCGTTACAGCTTCATCCACGAGCAGGACACAGATGCAGACCAGGATGTGGATGAGAACATCCGTTTTAGTCATTCTTAG